TTCATTACATAAAAAATAATAAAAAAATTCAAAATAAGGATTTAATATTAGTTGATGCAGGATGTGAATATAACTACTATGCTTCAGATGTAACAAGAACTTATCCTGCTAATAAAAAGTTTTTAGGTGCACAAAAAGATATTTATGAAATTATTCTTGAAGCTCAATTACAAGCCATAGAAAAAATAAAGCCTGGTAAAAAATTTAGTGACTCATATAATAAAGCTGTTCAAGTACTTGTTGAAGGATTAAAAGAATTAAAACTTTTAAAAGGAAGTACTGAAAAAATAATTAAAAAAGGAGAATACAAAAAATTTTTTATGCACAAGCTTGGTCACTGGCTTGGTTTAGATGTTCATGATGCTGGTCCATATTTTGATGAAAGAGGTAATTCTATTAAGCTTAGGCCTGGCATGGTAATGACAGTAGAACCAGGTATTTATATTTCAAACAATTTACAAGACATACCACAAAAGTTTCGTGGTATTGGAATTAGAATTGAAGATGATGTTTTAGTAACTAACTATGGAAATAAAATTTTAACTAGCGGCATACCTAAAACAATTAGTGAAATAGAATCTCTTAGTTAATTTGCAAATGGGTTTGAAGGTCTACTTACATCAAGACTATCAGAGGGTTTAGGTTGTTCTGTTTTTACAGGAGCTGGTGCAGTTTGTGTTGTTGCTGAAGTGCCAGTAGTAACAGCTTGCAAGGACGTAGTTGTAGTCCCGCTTTGAGTTTGTGACTGAGTTTGTGCTTGGGTTGGTGCTTGAGTTCCTTCTTGTGTTTGGGCAGTATCTTGAGCTTGAGGAGAAGGAGTTGTTGTTCCAGTTGTTTGAGTACTTGTTTGTGTAGTATCTTGTGTACCTTGAGTAGCTTTACTGCGAGTTGTACTTGAAAAATATGTTGGCACAGATCTAGATGCTCCCATTGATTTTACTTGTGTATTTTTATCATCTGTATTGTATGGCTTGACTAAATAACTTAAACCATTTTGATCAATTAATTCTACTCTAGCAGTTGGGTTAAAAGAAATTTTTGAAATTGAAAATGTATGTAACTCATCTAAATAATCACCAATTTGAAATTCTTTTGGACCTTCTTGGTCATTAGATAAATCTTTAATTAATGCTCTTGGTTCCTTGCCAATTAAATAAATCCCAACCAGTCTATAAGTAAGTAGTGGATCAGATTTCTCTTCTTCTTTTTCTTCTGCTTTATCCTCTGTTTTACCTGTATCTTTAATATCTAATGCAGTCTCTTTAGCAAAAGAAGACAATTGCCAGAATTGAAAAAACTGGAAACAAAAAACAAAAACAATTAAAATTAATAAATACTTTAAAACCATAAAATACATTTTATAACTTTTAATTAGAATGAACCATAAAATACTTTAAAAGGCTCTATAATTGCAAACATGTTTTGGTTAAAAGACTTACTATTAGTTTTATACCCAGAGCTTTTAGTGCTTTTAGCATTAATAATAGCTATATTTCTTAGTACCACTTCTTTTAAAAATGTTATTTGGATTATTTCAACCATACTTATGTCCCTTGGTTGTATTCATATTGTTAACTCTGAACTTAACTTACAAGAACCCATTCAAATACTAAGCGGAGCATATATAGCTGATTCACTAAGCATTATTTTTAGGTTACTCATACTTTTAGTTGCTATTTTAATTATTCTTGGTTCTGTAAAATACAGCGAAGGTTTTGTTCACAAAAGCGAGTACATGATTATTTTACTTACTAGTATTCTTGGAATTATGTTTTTAGTTAGTGCAAATGATTTAATTACTTTATTTGTTGCATTTGAAACTCTTGGATTAAGTTCAATACTACTTATAGGTTATTCAAAATATGACTTAAGAAGTAACGAAGCATCTTTAAAATATTTACTAAGTAGTGCAAGTGCATCAGCAATTTTTTTGTTTGGCTTGTCAATTTTATATGGTCTTTGTGGATCTACCCAATTTTATGAAATTAAATATAAACTTCTTGAATTAACAAAAGCTGGAGGCTTAGATCAATCAATTATTACAATTACTTTAATATTAGTTATTGGTGGCTTAGCATTTAAGCTTGCAAGTGCACCATTTCATATGTGGTCGCCAGATGTTTACGAAGGTGCACCAACACCAATTACTGCATTTTTATCTGTAGCATCAAAGGCTGCAGGAGTTGCAATAAGTATAAGAATTATTTTTTATTTATTTGATTTTGCAGCTTCAATATGGCAGCCAATGTTAATTACTATTTCAGTTTTATCTATGGTTATTGGAAATCTTGTAGCACTTGGAGAAGTGTTAAACAAAGCATCCATAAAAAGATTAATGGCTTATTCTTCAATTGCACAAGTAGGTTATATATTAATTGGACTTGCATTAAATAATT
The nucleotide sequence above comes from Candidatus Melainabacteria bacterium. Encoded proteins:
- the nuoN gene encoding NADH-quinone oxidoreductase subunit NuoN, whose translation is MFWLKDLLLVLYPELLVLLALIIAIFLSTTSFKNVIWIISTILMSLGCIHIVNSELNLQEPIQILSGAYIADSLSIIFRLLILLVAILIILGSVKYSEGFVHKSEYMIILLTSILGIMFLVSANDLITLFVAFETLGLSSILLIGYSKYDLRSNEASLKYLLSSASASAIFLFGLSILYGLCGSTQFYEIKYKLLELTKAGGLDQSIITITLILVIGGLAFKLASAPFHMWSPDVYEGAPTPITAFLSVASKAAGVAISIRIIFYLFDFAASIWQPMLITISVLSMVIGNLVALGEVLNKASIKRLMAYSSIAQVGYILIGLALNNFHALSASIFYLIVYSVMNLGAFLCIIAFGNEHDSDLISDYAGLAKINPLLAFAFAICLFNLAGLPIPPAGFIAKFLLFKASFEAGTVGIILGSIALVTTILSIYYYSYIAKLMIVDSPSRQLFTGFEKALGKSKELNTAIWSTVTAIFLITLTCNQILHVANKTVKSISNSMFLRFN